In the Limanda limanda chromosome 10, fLimLim1.1, whole genome shotgun sequence genome, one interval contains:
- the LOC133011404 gene encoding endonuclease domain-containing 1 protein-like — MSQRKMLLFSTGALLLLLPWFGCLVLGEVSSDFSECLEFFYDRSPPQGINAAWFQPICQRYKNHYHFASLYNREHRTPLYSAYTLGPADGKRPNSTWMYEPQLAFSRASSEMTPFHIPLDQNVIESQAVLQDYRQSNFTKGHLNPSMHQKTRENREATFTLTNIVPQQAGSNSGPWNTLERAVMRKFTTFCEGPMYVITGALPYEDGARWINNRVFVPEYMWSAYCCPTYKSDLPKHEQTFFPTYAAVGRNDPDSGQEIVPVNLKVRRSKRGYDVKWMNVTALEDILGRRLGMPISLFAGQCR, encoded by the exons ATGTCTCAAAGGAAGATGCTGCTATTCTCCACAGGagctctgctccttctcctgccCTGGTTTGGTTGCCTGGTCCTCGGAGAGGTCAGCAGTGACTTTTCCGAGTGCCTTGAGTTCTTCTATGACAGGTCTCCGCCACAGGGCATCAATGCAGCCTGGTTCCAGCCGATATGCCAGCGCTACAAAAACCATTATCACTTTGCCAGCCTGTATAACCGAGAGCATCGCACACCACTGTACTCTGCCTACACACTCGGTCCTGCAGACGGCAAACGTCCTAATAGCACTTGGATGTACGAACCACAG TTGGCGTTTTCTCGTGCCAGTTCTGAGATGACACCTTTCCACATCCCTCTGGACCAGAACGTGATCGAGAGCCAGGCGGTGCTCCAGGACTACAGACAATCCAACTTCACAAAAGGCCACCTcaatcccagcatgcaccagAAGACCAGAGAGAACCGTGAGGCCACCTTCACCCTGACCAACATTGTCCCCCAGCAGGCGGGCTCCAACTCTGGCCCCTGGAACACTCTAGAGAGAGCAGTGATGAGAAAATTCACCACGTTCTGTGAGGGCCCGATGTATGTGATCACAGGGGCCCTGCCTTATGAGGATGGAGCACGCTGGATCAACAACAGAGTGTTTGTTCCTGAGTACATGTGGTCTGCCTACTGTTGTCCCACCTACAAGTCTGACCTGCCTAAACATGAGCAGACATTTTTCCCCACATACGCAGCGGTGGGAAGAAATGACCCAGACAGTGGACAGGAGATTGTGCCAGTGAACCTGAAGGTGAGGAGGTCGAAGCGAGGTTATGATGTGAAGTGGATGAATGTGACGGCTCTGGAGGACATCTTGGGACGAAGGCTGGGGATGCCCATCAGTCTGTTTGCTGGACAGTGCCGCTGA
- the LOC133011405 gene encoding endonuclease domain-containing 1 protein-like, whose amino-acid sequence MSWCLFKYSTRLKRFPHASHPYGGSPVWNRWCRSKLPRRLKVRPHYLYIPPASCKRSQRKMLQFSTGALLLLLPWFGGLVLGEVSSDFSKCLKFFYNRSPPQGINTALYQPICQRYKNQYHFASLYNREHRTPLYSAYTLGPADGGRPKILWMYEPQLVSPSASTEMTPFKQWFDKNVFNTQAVLQDYCGSGFTKGHLNPSMHQKTKENREATFTLTNIVPQKKSSNNGPWSRLESEVKGNFTVFCKGPMYVITGALPYLKRKRLINNRVSVPEYMWSAYCCPSYKSEPNPPFLPTYAAVGRNDPDSGEEVVKIDQDASPSVKGYDVKRMSLTALEVILRQRLRMPEIILFDGQCRK is encoded by the exons ATGAGCTGGTGTCTCTTTAAGTACTCCACACGGCTGAAGCGTTTTCCGCACGCCTCACACCCGTACGGAGGTTCACCCGTGTGGAACCGCTGGTGCCGCTCCAAATTGCCAAGGCGACTGAAGGTGCGTCCACATT ACTTATACATACCACCAGCCTCCTGCAAGAGGTCTCAAAGGAAGATGCTACAATTCTCCACAGGagctctgcttcttctcctgccCTGGTTTGGTGGCCTGGTCCTGGGAGAGGTCAGCAGTGACTTTTCCAAGTGCCTTAAGTTCTTCTATAACAGGTCTCCGCCACAGGGCATCAATACAGCCTTGTACCAGCCGATATGCCAGCGCTACAAAAACCAGTATCACTTTGCCAGCCTGTATAACCGAGAGCATCGCACACCACTGTACTCTGCCTACACACTCGGCCCTGCAGACGGCGGACGTCCTAAAATACTTTGGATGTACGAACCCCAG TTGGTGTCTCCTAGTGCCAGCACTGAAATGACACCTTTCAAACAATGGTTTGACAAGAACGTGTTCAACACCCAGGCGGTGCTCCAGGACTACTGCGGCTCCGGATTCACAAAAGGCCACCTcaatcccagcatgcaccagAAAACAAAGGAGAACCGTGAGGCCACCTTCACCCTGACCAACATTGTCCCCCAGAAGAAAAGCTCCAACAATGGCCCCTGGAGCCGTCTAGAGAGTGAAGTAAAGGGAAATTTCACCGTGTTCTGTAAGGGGCCGATGTATGTGATCACAGGGGCCCTGCcttatttgaaaagaaaacgcTTGATCAACAACAGAGTGTCTGTTCCTGAGTACATGTGGTCTGCCTACTGTTGTCCCTCCTACAAATCTGAACCCAACCCGCCATTTTTACCCACATACGCAGCGGTGGGAAGAAATGACCCAGACAGTGGAGAGGAGGTTGTGAAAATTGACCAGGATGCGAGCCCGTCTGTGAAAGGTTATGATGTGAAGCGGATGAGTTTGACGGCTCTGGAGGTCATCTTGAGACAAAGGCTGCGGATGCCCGAAATCATTCTGTTTGATGGACAATGCCGCAAATAA
- the si:dkeyp-121d2.7 gene encoding zinc finger and SCAN domain-containing protein 5A gives MMMEETVTTFETHLTAVMDSLIRASVCEITKLFQETVNDYLVELSLNRKENDALKLRLRLTESQLRTERQYGMGWAATRRSAGLEEEEKKEKRAGGRQKRKVDMARGKSKKGPAAAYGKGLPGGVWEEEGGGGGSGSSGSGGGGRRGGGGAVGMVAGAGGRGGKEARETYLIQYPGDEEDEGGMAEDEAGEGSLSGEGEETANIKEEFSQTEGYQHASLQLLKEAMKIDLSNQNHYAGSRAQSEGDLSDRPLSLLPGKREEEDWEGGSASEPSEGGMTMDEMRGLESALRAERGREQAAITASQPGSPEPEVVRGSVLSSPPKYIGLDGMEQDGELEPQPPTLQREDQIGPGRAKNSLSAGVELRLGWSKKLREGDLEAADMTGEDVSEHGESEHPPHLSAPGSVGESELEEEEGGGDLLHFCPQCGGGFTAEAELEEHPCPLGGANLENSSAEEGLFPCAHCGNTFSHSWALKNHECACAAERPHCCEICGKRFTHSRSLERHQLVHTGERPHRCPQCGRTFSRLGNLERHQRIHTGERPYGCEACGKRFSRVEYLKRHQLIHSSEKAALQCSNCGTGFSDVEQLKNHQCF, from the exons ATGATGATGGAGGAGACGGTGACCACGTTCGAGACCCATCTGACGGCTGTCATGGACAGTCTGATCCGGGCGTCGGTGTGCGAGATCACCAAGCTCTTCCAGGAGACGGTGAACGACTACCTGGTGGAGCTGTCCCTCAACCGGAAGGAGAACGACGCGCTGAAGCTGCGGCTCCGGCTGACGGAGAGCCAGCTGCGGACCGAGCGGCAGTACGGGATGGGCTGGGCGGCCACCCGCCGCAGCGCcggcctggaggaggaggagaagaaggagaagcgAGCTGGAGGGCGCCAGAAACGCAAAGTTGACATGGCCC gAGGCAAGTCAAAGAAGGGCCCGGCAGCAGCCTATGGCAAAGGCTTGCCTGGAGGTGTgtgggaggaagaaggaggtggaggtggcagTGGCAGCAGTGGCAGTGGCGGGGGcggaagaagaggaggtggaggagctgtggGGATGgtggcaggagcaggaggaagagggggaaaggAGGCCAGGGAAACGTACCTCATCCAGTACCccggggatgaagaggatgagggagGGATGGCGGAGGACGAGGCAGGGGAGGGCAGCCTCAGCGGTGAGGGGGAGGAGACGGCCAACAtcaaagaggag TTTTCTCAAACAGAAGGTTATCAGCACGCCTCTCTACAGCTATTAAAGGAGGCTATGAAGATCGACCTGTCCAACCAGAACCACTACGCAGGCTCCAGAGCCCAAAGCGAAG GAGATCTGTCAGATCGTCCCCTGTCCCTTCTtccaggaaagagagaggaggaggactgggAGGGGGGCTCAGCATCAGAGCCGTCAGAAGGGGGCATGACCATGGATGAGATGAGGGGTCTGGAGTCTGCGCTGAGGGCTGAGAGAGGCCGTGAGCAGGCTGCCATCACCGCTTCCCAGCCTGGCAGCCCCGAGCCAGAGGTGGTTCGAGGCAGCGTTCTCAGCTCGCCACCCAAGTACATAGGTCTGGATGGCATGGAGCAGGATGGAGAGCTGGAGCCTCAGCCGCCCACGCTGCAGAGAGAGGACCAGATAGGGCCAGGCAGGGCAAAGAACAGCTTGAGTGCAGGAGTGGAGCTGAGGTTAGGCTGGTCCAAGAAGTTGAGAGAGGGCGACCTGGAAGCAGCAGATATGACGGGAGAGGATGTATCGGAGCATGGAGAGTCCGAGCACCCGCCCCACCTGTCCGCTCCGGGGAGTGTCGGGGAGAGcgaactggaggaggaggagggtggtggAGACCTGCTTCACTTTTGCCCACAGTGTGGAGGAGGCTTCACCGCAGAggctgagctggaggagcaCCCATGTCCACTAGGAGGCGCCAATTTAGAGAACAGCAGTGCAGAGGAAGGCCTTTTCCCTTGCGCCCACTGTGGCAACACATTCAGTCACTCCTGGGCGCTAAAGAaccatgagtgtgcctgtgctgCCGAGCGGCCGCACTGCTGTGAGATCTGCGGGAAGCGCTTCACGCACTCGCGCTCGCTGGAACGGCATCAGCTGGTGCACACGGGGGAGAGGCCGCACCGGTGCCCACAATGTGGACGCACCTTCAGTCGCCTTGGCAATTTGGAGCGGCACCAGCGGATCCACACGGGTGAACGTCCGTACGGGTGTGAGGCGTGCGGAAAACGCTTCAGCCGTGTGGAGTACTTAAAGAGACACCAGCTCATACACAGCAGTGAAAAGGCAGCACTGCAGTGCTCCAACTGTGGGACAGGATTCAGTGATGTGGAGCAACTGAAAAAccatcagtgtttttaa